One genomic region from Parerythrobacter aestuarii encodes:
- a CDS encoding SDR family oxidoreductase, with translation MARKSIFITGGGSGIGRAIAQKFAAEGWFVGLGDISDSGMAETARLIGAENCSIHHLDVRDRAAWDAALEAFSQAAGGRIDVLANNAGIPIGGSLVENSEDEITRCLDINLKGVLFGAQAAFPHLRKTAPGSCLLNTASAAGIYGSPGGSVYCATKFGVRGITESLDGEWAGFGINVRSLMPSFIDTPLLDMVPNAGTNEHIRNRVQASGLEITPVEKVAEAAWRAVHEDQLHWPVGKTAKRIKFAARWMPGRVRKQSRDRANMQLLGD, from the coding sequence ATGGCGCGCAAGAGCATCTTCATCACCGGCGGCGGCAGCGGCATCGGCCGCGCCATCGCGCAGAAATTCGCAGCCGAAGGCTGGTTCGTCGGCCTGGGCGACATCAGCGACAGCGGCATGGCCGAAACGGCGCGGCTGATCGGCGCAGAGAACTGCTCGATCCACCATCTCGACGTGCGCGACCGCGCGGCGTGGGATGCAGCTCTGGAGGCGTTCTCGCAGGCCGCCGGCGGCAGGATCGATGTGCTGGCAAACAATGCCGGCATCCCCATCGGCGGCTCGCTGGTCGAAAACAGTGAGGACGAGATCACCCGCTGCCTCGACATCAATCTCAAGGGCGTGCTGTTCGGCGCGCAGGCGGCCTTCCCGCACCTCAGGAAGACCGCGCCCGGCTCCTGCCTGCTCAACACCGCCAGCGCAGCGGGCATCTACGGCAGCCCGGGCGGCTCGGTCTATTGCGCTACCAAGTTCGGCGTCCGCGGGATCACCGAGAGCCTCGACGGCGAATGGGCCGGCTTCGGCATCAATGTCCGTTCGTTGATGCCCAGCTTCATCGACACACCGCTGCTCGACATGGTGCCCAATGCCGGCACCAATGAGCATATCCGCAACCGGGTACAGGCGTCCGGGCTGGAAATTACCCCGGTTGAGAAAGTGGCAGAAGCGGCGTGGCGCGCAGTGCATGAGGACCAGCTTCACTGGCCGGTGGGCAAGACCGCCAAGCGCATCAAGTTCGCCGCCCGCTGGATGCCGGGCCGCGTGCGCAAGCAGTCGCGCGACCGGGCCAACATGCAGCTCTTGGGAGACTGA
- a CDS encoding division/cell wall cluster transcriptional repressor MraZ yields MEQGFEGFSGQAYSPAGDKGRFVLPPLFRKAVKESSGSRTLCLTKHDRWPCLVGFGLSRKAEFERQLDREEEMAFKFGREFDRETRASQLNGFAELPFDDSGRFVMPEFLRDLGDVGDGLYFQGGGRFFTIWNPDQIATMGDDWAAAKAACKALVAESRAKKK; encoded by the coding sequence GTGGAACAGGGTTTCGAAGGCTTTAGCGGACAGGCCTATTCGCCGGCAGGCGACAAGGGCCGTTTCGTGCTGCCTCCACTGTTCCGCAAGGCCGTGAAGGAAAGTTCCGGCTCACGCACTCTGTGCCTGACCAAGCACGATCGCTGGCCCTGCCTTGTCGGCTTCGGGCTGTCGCGCAAGGCGGAATTCGAAAGGCAACTCGACCGTGAGGAAGAGATGGCCTTCAAGTTCGGTCGCGAGTTCGATCGTGAAACCCGCGCCTCGCAGCTCAACGGTTTTGCCGAACTTCCTTTCGACGACAGCGGGCGTTTCGTCATGCCCGAATTCCTGCGCGACCTCGGCGATGTTGGCGATGGACTCTACTTCCAGGGTGGCGGTCGCTTCTTCACGATCTGGAACCCCGACCAGATCGCCACCATGGGCGACGACTGGGCGGCTGCCAAAGCTGCCTGCAAGGCGCTTGTCGCCGAATCCAGGGCGAAGAAGAAGTGA
- a CDS encoding DNA-3-methyladenine glycosylase family protein, with the protein MGLTAPQIRDGLDEIATREPRIGDALKIAGYPEPRIRPTGYKTLLRTIVGQQVSVAAATSMWNKLEAELGEDFTPSCLLKRDFDTLRACGLSRQKQGYARSLCELVESGELDFEGLPSDDEEAIEHLTRIKGIGRWSAEIYLLFAEGRPDIWPAGDLAVQKAVGRLLGHDEMPKEKLVREVAEAWRPHRGAVAIFAWHTYNMEAI; encoded by the coding sequence TTGGGACTGACCGCACCACAGATCCGCGACGGACTGGATGAGATCGCGACCCGCGAGCCGCGCATCGGCGATGCGCTCAAGATCGCGGGCTATCCCGAACCGCGCATCCGCCCGACCGGCTACAAGACCCTGCTGCGCACCATCGTCGGCCAGCAGGTCTCCGTCGCTGCGGCAACATCGATGTGGAACAAGCTGGAGGCGGAACTGGGCGAGGATTTCACGCCTTCCTGCCTGCTGAAGCGCGACTTCGACACGCTGCGCGCCTGCGGCCTGTCGCGACAGAAGCAGGGCTATGCCCGCTCGCTGTGCGAACTGGTCGAAAGCGGCGAGCTCGATTTCGAGGGCCTTCCCTCCGACGACGAGGAAGCCATCGAACACCTGACCCGCATCAAGGGCATCGGTCGGTGGTCTGCCGAAATCTATCTGCTGTTCGCAGAAGGCCGTCCGGACATCTGGCCAGCGGGTGACCTGGCCGTGCAGAAGGCCGTCGGCCGCCTGCTGGGGCACGATGAAATGCCCAAGGAGAAGCTGGTGCGCGAAGTCGCAGAGGCCTGGCGACCGCATCGCGGGGCGGTCGCAATCTTCGCTTGGCATACCTACAATATGGAAGCGATCTGA
- a CDS encoding Gldg family protein, whose translation MPSRRDSNSRWPFALVAALLAVAGCSDPQPAQSVDKPKLGLLTSLPILWSGSDAFAALATGDDNAAHWMVGTIERDYVLDPLDTLTDESLAPIDLLVLAQPRILTPQENVALDDWVRGGGHILIFADPQLAGDSDFPLGDPRRPLDTALLSPILDRWGLVLVHDLDRETVRTVTLGDADMAVVAAGKFETSVAEGAACATRFEQILAECMVGEGRAVLLADATLVEDRVGGPGSPAALRALLGMAREEVRENAGETRK comes from the coding sequence GTGCCGAGCCGCAGGGACAGTAACAGCCGATGGCCGTTTGCGCTGGTTGCGGCCTTGCTGGCCGTGGCCGGATGCAGTGATCCCCAACCGGCGCAATCTGTCGACAAGCCGAAGTTGGGCCTCCTCACCAGCCTGCCGATCCTCTGGTCGGGCAGCGATGCCTTCGCTGCGCTGGCCACCGGTGACGACAACGCCGCACACTGGATGGTCGGCACGATTGAACGAGACTATGTCCTCGATCCGCTCGACACACTGACGGACGAGAGTCTCGCGCCAATCGACTTGCTGGTGTTGGCGCAACCACGCATATTGACCCCGCAAGAGAACGTAGCGCTGGACGACTGGGTGCGCGGTGGAGGCCACATACTGATATTTGCCGATCCCCAGCTCGCTGGCGACAGTGACTTTCCACTTGGCGATCCGCGCCGTCCACTGGACACCGCCCTGTTGAGTCCGATCCTCGATCGATGGGGGCTTGTCCTCGTACACGATCTCGACCGCGAAACTGTCCGCACTGTGACGCTGGGTGATGCGGACATGGCGGTCGTTGCCGCAGGAAAGTTCGAAACCAGCGTTGCCGAGGGTGCGGCTTGCGCCACCCGGTTTGAGCAAATCCTGGCTGAATGCATGGTTGGCGAGGGGCGCGCGGTTCTATTGGCCGACGCCACGCTGGTAGAGGACCGGGTTGGCGGGCCGGGCTCCCCTGCGGCGCTGAGGGCGTTGTTGGGGATGGCGCGGGAAGAGGTCCGGGAAAATGCGGGAGAGACTCGGAAATGA
- a CDS encoding cysteine synthase A produces MIAPAPHNDTISLIGNTPLVRLAGPSAAAGCDIFGKCEFANPGASVKDRAALWIIRDAEEKGELKPGGTVVEGTAGNTGIGIALVANARGYKTIIVMPDNQSKEKMDTLRALGAELVLVPPTKFADCNHFVHTSRRLAEETEGAIWANQFDNTANRKAHIEGTAPEMWDQLEGRIDGFTCAAGTGGTIAGVGMGLKEFDENVRIALTDPHGAALYNYYANGELKAEGSSVAEGIGQGRITGNLEGAPIDTQFRISDEEGLEWVARLLREEGLCLGLSSGINVAGAVALGQQLVAEGRKDARVATILCDTGFRYLSSLYSAEWLRSKDLPVFDWLEQA; encoded by the coding sequence ATGATTGCACCTGCGCCGCACAATGACACCATCTCCCTTATCGGCAACACTCCGCTGGTCCGGCTCGCCGGGCCCAGCGCGGCTGCCGGTTGCGACATTTTCGGCAAGTGCGAATTTGCCAACCCTGGCGCTTCGGTGAAGGACCGGGCGGCGCTGTGGATCATCCGCGATGCGGAGGAGAAAGGCGAGCTCAAGCCTGGCGGGACGGTGGTTGAAGGGACCGCTGGCAACACCGGTATCGGCATCGCGCTGGTTGCCAATGCCCGTGGCTACAAGACCATCATCGTCATGCCCGACAACCAGTCCAAGGAAAAGATGGACACGCTGCGGGCGCTGGGTGCCGAGCTGGTGCTGGTGCCGCCGACCAAATTCGCCGACTGCAACCACTTCGTGCACACTTCGCGCCGGCTGGCAGAGGAGACCGAAGGCGCGATCTGGGCCAACCAGTTCGACAACACCGCCAACCGCAAGGCGCATATCGAAGGCACTGCGCCTGAAATGTGGGATCAGCTGGAGGGCCGGATCGACGGCTTCACCTGCGCCGCAGGGACCGGCGGCACTATTGCCGGGGTCGGTATGGGGCTCAAGGAATTCGACGAGAACGTGCGTATAGCGCTGACCGATCCGCACGGTGCGGCGCTCTACAATTACTACGCCAATGGCGAGTTGAAGGCCGAAGGATCGTCGGTCGCGGAGGGCATCGGGCAGGGCCGCATTACCGGCAACCTCGAAGGCGCGCCGATCGATACCCAGTTCCGCATCTCCGACGAGGAGGGCCTGGAATGGGTCGCACGACTGCTGCGCGAGGAAGGGCTGTGTCTTGGTCTTTCCAGTGGCATCAACGTCGCCGGTGCAGTGGCGCTTGGCCAGCAGCTGGTGGCCGAAGGACGCAAGGATGCCCGGGTGGCGACGATCCTGTGCGACACCGGTTTCCGCTATCTGTCTTCGCTCTATAGCGCCGAGTGGTTGCGCTCGAAGGACCTGCCAGTTTTCGACTGGCTCGAGCAGGCCTGA
- a CDS encoding 2Fe-2S iron-sulfur cluster-binding protein, which produces MPKLVVVNRDGDESTIEVEDGLTVMEAIRDNGFDELLALCGGCCSCATCHVHVDPASMDKLPTMSEDEDDLLESSDHREANSRLSCQIPFTADLDGLKVTIAPED; this is translated from the coding sequence ATGCCAAAACTGGTAGTGGTCAATCGTGATGGAGACGAAAGCACCATCGAGGTCGAAGATGGCCTGACCGTGATGGAAGCCATCCGCGACAATGGTTTCGACGAACTGCTGGCCCTGTGCGGTGGCTGTTGCTCGTGTGCGACCTGCCATGTCCATGTCGATCCCGCATCGATGGACAAACTTCCGACCATGAGCGAGGACGAGGACGACCTGCTCGAATCCTCCGACCATCGCGAAGCCAATTCACGCCTGTCGTGCCAGATTCCGTTCACTGCCGATCTCGACGGGCTGAAGGTTACTATCGCCCCTGAAGATTGA
- a CDS encoding peptidoglycan D,D-transpeptidase FtsI family protein produces MTSLTVSTAISSGRVRLVSDRQEALLVARIRVLLVAAGFALLALIAILRIVFLGIGGGTTGPATLEEALLPPRGEISDRNGIALARNYPARALWFNPTALGEGGPPLIKTPESLVAELKAIFPDLDEARVLSMLASGKGGYLRRRVLPEEANRVFELGEVALELPQENDRHYPQGTMAAHILGFVASDGKGRVGMEQVLNERLSDPALRGEPVQLSIDMRVQGALEDELRRGMLSVNAMGAAGIVLDVDTGEVMALASLPEFDPNRIDAQGEKYMFNRVTNQVYELGSTFKPLTVAAAIDAGIVRDFGKRYDASPVEIAGFTIKDSHDLGASLNIAETLIHSSNTVSARVADELGGDRLRQTFIDLGMNQRPEIELPARGFPIWHDKWSRIKTMNVGFGHGIAVTPLHLASAYAAMVNGGIYRPATMHKIEPGMAPKGRRVFKASTSSRMRQLLRMIAVYGTGKNANAAGYRVGGKTGSAEKPGKGGYRKKSLVSTFAAVFPMDRPRYVVIAMLDEPKGTTASSFQRTAAWNAAPIVGRLVPRIGPMLGVRPDMTRDVDISDLKPLIPGGSE; encoded by the coding sequence ATGACTTCGCTGACTGTCAGCACCGCCATATCTTCCGGGCGTGTGCGGCTCGTTTCGGATCGGCAGGAAGCATTGCTGGTGGCGCGCATTCGCGTGCTTCTGGTGGCGGCAGGATTTGCCTTGCTGGCGCTGATCGCGATCCTGCGGATCGTTTTCCTCGGCATTGGCGGTGGCACCACCGGCCCTGCCACGCTGGAGGAGGCCCTGCTGCCGCCACGCGGCGAAATCAGCGACCGCAATGGCATCGCGCTGGCCCGCAACTATCCGGCTCGGGCACTGTGGTTCAATCCGACTGCGCTGGGCGAAGGTGGGCCGCCGTTGATCAAGACACCGGAATCGCTTGTGGCCGAATTGAAGGCCATCTTCCCCGATCTCGACGAAGCGCGGGTCCTCTCAATGCTGGCCTCGGGCAAAGGCGGCTATTTGCGCCGCCGGGTGCTGCCGGAAGAGGCCAACCGCGTGTTCGAGCTGGGCGAAGTCGCGCTCGAGCTGCCGCAGGAAAACGACCGCCACTATCCGCAAGGGACAATGGCGGCCCATATCCTCGGTTTCGTCGCGTCCGACGGCAAGGGCCGGGTTGGCATGGAACAGGTACTCAACGAGCGTTTGTCGGACCCCGCACTGCGCGGCGAGCCCGTCCAGCTCAGTATCGACATGCGGGTGCAGGGTGCGTTGGAAGACGAACTGCGGCGCGGCATGCTCTCTGTAAATGCCATGGGCGCCGCGGGAATCGTGCTCGATGTCGATACCGGCGAAGTGATGGCGCTGGCCTCATTGCCTGAATTCGATCCAAACCGGATCGATGCCCAGGGCGAGAAATACATGTTCAACCGAGTGACCAACCAGGTCTATGAGCTCGGTTCGACCTTCAAGCCGTTGACAGTGGCAGCCGCCATCGATGCCGGTATCGTGCGCGATTTCGGCAAACGCTATGACGCCAGCCCGGTGGAGATCGCCGGTTTCACCATCAAGGACAGCCACGACCTCGGGGCCAGCCTCAATATCGCCGAGACCCTGATCCATTCTTCCAACACAGTCTCGGCTCGTGTCGCCGACGAACTGGGTGGCGATCGGCTGCGCCAGACCTTCATCGACCTCGGCATGAACCAGCGCCCGGAAATCGAATTGCCTGCCCGCGGTTTCCCGATCTGGCACGACAAATGGTCGCGCATCAAGACCATGAACGTCGGCTTCGGGCATGGGATTGCGGTCACCCCGTTGCACCTGGCCAGCGCTTATGCAGCGATGGTCAACGGCGGCATCTATCGTCCGGCAACGATGCACAAGATCGAACCCGGCATGGCACCCAAGGGCCGGCGTGTGTTCAAGGCTTCGACCTCGTCGCGCATGCGCCAGCTGCTGCGGATGATTGCAGTCTACGGCACTGGCAAGAATGCCAACGCAGCTGGTTATCGCGTCGGCGGCAAAACCGGCTCGGCCGAAAAGCCTGGCAAGGGCGGCTACCGCAAGAAGAGCCTGGTTTCGACCTTCGCCGCGGTCTTCCCGATGGATCGTCCGCGCTATGTCGTTATTGCCATGCTGGATGAACCGAAGGGCACTACCGCCAGCTCATTTCAGCGGACTGCGGCGTGGAATGCGGCACCGATAGTGGGACGGCTGGTGCCGCGGATCGGGCCGATGCTGGGTGTGCGGCCCGACATGACCCGCGACGTCGACATCTCTGACCTCAAACCGCTGATCCCCGGAGGTTCGGAGTGA
- a CDS encoding S9 family peptidase — protein sequence MTSSIEAFPLIPREHLFGNPTRAGGQISPDGKWLSWLAPRDGVLNIWMAPANDPDAARAMSNDKERPIRDYMWAPDSRSLLYIQDKGGDENFLLYGIDVETGKETTLTPFEETRVMLVGGSDTYKDRILIGLNNRDPRFHDVHLLDLNTGELTLVLENNAYAGFVADDDLQLRLAILPNAEGGTDYFKVVDNAVDAEAFKSTGIDDALTTSPAGFTRDGKTMYWLDSEGRNTAALFAMDWDSGTSRLVAEDPRADIGGTLRHKDTGEVLAWSATYLKREWTALDPDIKAAFDFLRGELEGEFGISSRTDDDRKWIVANDPVVKPAASYLYDRDAGTLTKLYTTRPELEGAPLQPMHTLELTSRDGLTLPSYLTLPPGSDSDGDGVPDAPVPMVLLVHGGPWARDGYGYNGHHQWLANRGYAVLSVNFRGSTGFGKSFVNAANLEWGRKMHDDLIDAVEWAVASGITPREKIAIMGGSYGGYATLAGLTFTPEVFACGVDIVGPSNLETLLESIPPYWEPMVAQFHTRMGNPNTEEGLALIKERSPLYKAGEIVRPLLIAQGANDPRVKQPESDQIVSAMKDAGIPVTYVLYPDEGHGFAKPSNNIAFTAVTENFLATNLGGRAEPIGDTVTQSTAQIPEGAEFVEGLLEAAG from the coding sequence ATGACCTCCAGCATCGAAGCCTTCCCGCTCATCCCGCGCGAGCACCTGTTCGGCAACCCGACCCGCGCCGGGGGGCAGATCAGCCCCGACGGCAAGTGGCTGAGCTGGCTCGCGCCGCGCGATGGTGTGCTCAATATCTGGATGGCCCCAGCGAATGATCCCGACGCGGCGCGCGCGATGTCGAACGATAAGGAACGCCCGATCCGCGACTATATGTGGGCGCCCGACAGCCGCAGCCTGCTCTATATCCAGGACAAGGGTGGCGACGAGAACTTCCTGCTCTACGGTATCGATGTAGAGACCGGGAAGGAGACCACGCTGACTCCCTTCGAGGAGACACGCGTGATGCTGGTTGGCGGGTCCGACACTTACAAGGACCGCATCCTGATAGGCCTCAACAACCGCGATCCGCGGTTCCACGATGTCCATTTGCTCGATCTCAACACGGGCGAGCTGACGCTGGTGCTGGAGAACAATGCCTACGCCGGCTTCGTGGCCGATGACGACCTGCAACTACGGTTGGCGATCCTGCCCAATGCCGAGGGCGGCACCGACTATTTCAAGGTTGTCGACAATGCGGTCGATGCCGAGGCTTTCAAGTCGACCGGGATCGACGATGCGCTGACCACCTCCCCCGCGGGCTTCACCCGCGACGGCAAGACCATGTACTGGCTCGACAGCGAAGGACGGAATACCGCCGCGCTGTTCGCTATGGACTGGGACAGCGGCACCAGCCGCCTAGTCGCGGAAGACCCGCGCGCCGATATCGGCGGCACGCTGAGGCACAAGGACACCGGCGAAGTGCTGGCGTGGAGCGCGACCTATCTCAAGCGCGAATGGACTGCGCTCGATCCCGACATCAAGGCCGCCTTCGATTTCCTGCGCGGCGAGCTCGAAGGCGAGTTCGGCATATCCAGCCGAACCGACGATGACCGCAAGTGGATCGTCGCCAACGATCCGGTGGTGAAGCCCGCGGCGAGCTATCTCTACGATCGCGATGCAGGCACGCTGACGAAGCTCTACACCACCCGCCCCGAGCTTGAAGGCGCGCCGCTGCAGCCGATGCATACGCTGGAGCTGACCAGCCGCGACGGGCTCACCCTGCCTTCCTATCTCACCTTGCCGCCGGGCAGCGACAGCGATGGCGACGGCGTGCCCGACGCGCCGGTGCCGATGGTTCTGCTGGTGCATGGCGGGCCGTGGGCGCGCGATGGCTATGGCTACAACGGTCACCACCAGTGGCTCGCCAATCGCGGCTATGCTGTGCTCTCCGTCAACTTCCGTGGCTCGACCGGTTTCGGCAAGTCCTTCGTCAATGCGGCCAATCTCGAATGGGGCCGCAAGATGCATGACGACCTGATCGATGCGGTCGAATGGGCGGTCGCAAGCGGGATCACCCCGCGCGAGAAGATCGCGATCATGGGCGGCTCCTATGGCGGCTATGCCACGCTGGCGGGCCTGACCTTCACGCCCGAGGTGTTCGCCTGCGGGGTCGATATCGTGGGTCCGTCCAATCTCGAAACGCTGCTGGAATCGATCCCGCCCTATTGGGAACCGATGGTGGCGCAGTTCCACACCCGCATGGGCAATCCGAACACCGAGGAAGGCCTGGCGCTGATCAAGGAGCGGAGCCCGCTCTACAAGGCCGGCGAGATCGTCCGCCCGCTGCTGATCGCGCAAGGCGCCAACGATCCGCGCGTCAAGCAGCCCGAAAGCGACCAGATCGTCAGCGCGATGAAGGACGCCGGGATCCCGGTCACCTATGTCCTTTACCCCGACGAAGGCCACGGCTTCGCCAAGCCCAGCAACAACATCGCCTTCACCGCTGTGACGGAAAATTTCCTCGCCACCAACCTTGGCGGGCGGGCCGAGCCGATCGGCGATACGGTGACACAATCGACCGCGCAGATCCCCGAAGGCGCGGAGTTCGTGGAAGGCCTGCTCGAAGCGGCTGGATAA
- the rsmH gene encoding 16S rRNA (cytosine(1402)-N(4))-methyltransferase RsmH has product MSGAPHVPVLLDEVIAALDPQPGDIVVDATFGAGGYTRALLDRGAIVHAFDRDPDAIAAGSAWPECSEHPPRLVLHPRRFSEMVAALAEAGIGQVDGVAMDIGVSSMQLDQAERGFAFSADGPLDMRMSQSGMSAADFVNAADAEEIADVLYAYGEERQSRRVARAIVAARPLATTDDLARVVRKALGYKPHDKKDPATRSFQAIRIHVNGELDELEQGLDAAERILKSGGRLAVVSFHSLEDRIVKRFLQGASGKAGGTSRHLPQTKGPPAIFSDISKAIRPSEAEIARNPRARSSTLRHAVRTDAPARKEAA; this is encoded by the coding sequence GTGAGCGGCGCCCCCCATGTCCCTGTCCTCCTCGACGAGGTAATAGCTGCGCTGGACCCGCAACCGGGCGATATCGTGGTCGATGCCACTTTCGGGGCCGGGGGCTATACCCGCGCGCTGCTCGACCGTGGAGCCATTGTCCATGCGTTTGATCGCGACCCCGATGCGATTGCAGCGGGAAGCGCCTGGCCGGAATGTTCCGAACATCCACCGCGACTTGTCCTGCATCCCCGACGCTTCTCGGAAATGGTTGCTGCGTTGGCGGAGGCTGGGATCGGTCAGGTCGATGGCGTAGCGATGGATATCGGCGTTTCTTCCATGCAGCTCGACCAGGCTGAGCGGGGTTTTGCCTTCTCCGCCGATGGTCCGCTCGACATGCGCATGAGCCAGTCTGGCATGTCGGCGGCAGACTTCGTCAACGCGGCTGACGCCGAAGAGATTGCCGATGTGCTTTACGCCTATGGCGAAGAGCGCCAGTCACGCCGGGTGGCACGAGCCATCGTAGCCGCGCGCCCGCTGGCAACGACCGACGACCTTGCCCGGGTCGTACGCAAGGCGCTGGGCTACAAGCCGCACGACAAGAAGGACCCCGCGACCCGTAGCTTCCAGGCCATTCGTATCCATGTGAACGGCGAGCTCGACGAGCTTGAGCAAGGCCTCGACGCTGCCGAACGCATCCTCAAGAGCGGCGGCAGGCTGGCCGTCGTTTCCTTCCACTCGCTGGAAGATCGTATCGTGAAGCGCTTTCTCCAGGGCGCTTCCGGAAAGGCCGGCGGTACGTCCCGCCATCTTCCCCAGACCAAGGGGCCGCCGGCCATTTTTTCCGACATTTCCAAGGCGATCCGCCCGTCAGAAGCCGAGATCGCCCGCAACCCGCGCGCCCGCTCGTCGACGCTTCGCCATGCCGTCCGCACCGATGCGCCCGCGCGCAAGGAGGCCGCGTGA
- a CDS encoding alpha/beta hydrolase: MRLLVALMLLVGLAGPAQAELPPGEPFSPATVYTITSNVLDGERKLVVRLPVEYASEPERRFRVLYLLDGGPEQDFEHIAGIVQSREMNYSFDPFILVGIQSVNRRHFFAPSAADHKPYEEALGAVPGGSTDYRRFLREELKPRIEASFRTEGNGTVMGESLAALFVVETLLEDPTLFDDYIAISPSMWWEEMKYGREARSYFARPPPGKRRLYLTSASEGDWHREGTEQLIHALRTSAPAGLQWTFVDAGDSETHGTLYHPMALDALRALYGSPMREYKAYPLIGGPPITERTAEEQALLDTECTGDNSLRITPGAAERGREGLYYRCLLYELGPLPREGNLDR; the protein is encoded by the coding sequence TTGCGTTTGCTGGTCGCGCTGATGCTGCTGGTGGGGCTGGCTGGCCCTGCCCAGGCGGAACTTCCACCGGGTGAGCCCTTCTCCCCTGCCACGGTCTATACAATCACGTCGAACGTGCTCGACGGCGAGCGCAAGCTCGTCGTGAGGCTTCCTGTCGAGTATGCCAGCGAACCCGAAAGGCGATTCCGCGTTTTGTACCTGCTCGATGGCGGGCCGGAGCAAGATTTCGAGCACATCGCCGGAATCGTCCAGAGCCGCGAGATGAACTACTCGTTCGATCCGTTCATCCTGGTTGGCATCCAGAGCGTCAATCGTCGCCACTTCTTTGCGCCTTCGGCCGCAGATCACAAGCCTTATGAAGAAGCGCTCGGTGCCGTTCCGGGCGGCTCGACGGACTATCGAAGATTCCTGCGCGAAGAGTTGAAGCCGAGGATCGAAGCCAGCTTCCGTACCGAGGGCAATGGCACGGTCATGGGCGAATCGTTAGCCGCTCTGTTCGTGGTCGAGACATTGCTGGAAGACCCCACGCTGTTCGACGACTACATCGCAATCTCGCCTTCCATGTGGTGGGAAGAGATGAAATACGGACGAGAAGCGAGGAGCTATTTCGCCAGGCCCCCACCGGGCAAGCGTCGGCTCTATCTGACGTCGGCCTCCGAAGGCGACTGGCATCGCGAAGGGACAGAGCAGCTGATCCACGCCTTGCGCACAAGCGCGCCGGCAGGGCTGCAATGGACTTTCGTAGATGCTGGCGACAGCGAGACTCACGGCACATTGTACCACCCGATGGCACTCGACGCCTTGCGCGCGCTCTACGGCTCGCCAATGCGCGAATACAAGGCCTATCCCTTGATCGGCGGCCCGCCCATCACCGAACGTACAGCGGAAGAGCAGGCCTTGCTCGACACCGAATGCACCGGCGACAACAGCTTGCGCATCACTCCCGGCGCAGCCGAACGCGGGCGCGAAGGGCTGTATTACCGTTGCTTGCTATACGAGCTCGGCCCACTTCCACGCGAAGGTAACCTCGACCGCTAG